Within Theileria orientalis strain Shintoku DNA, chromosome 4, complete genome, the genomic segment ATGGAACCCGTTAAAGAACGAGGAGACGTTTGAACCACTCGTAAACCCGTTTTTATCAACCCTTACCGGGACTTCCATGCCAATGGTGCTTATGTACTTCAGCTGGCAAAATAAATCCTTTCCGAACCTTGTCCTGTCCACCCTGTGGCTGAACAGGTTTTTGTGGAAGTCGCACACAACTACCTCCGGAGTCTCAATGCTGTTAACGGTCCTAGTAACGTTGTCCAACTGCTCATACACGTACGACTTTAGCGGGTTTATCCAGGGCATGGGCTTATAGCCCTCCAACCTGTTGAACACGTTGTTCACGACCTCTCCAGTGACTGGAATTGCCTTCTTCAGAGCCAGCGCCGCAGTCAGATTGGTGCACCTGCACGAGTTTTCCCTATAGTTGTTCAGTCCAACAAGGTTAACTATCTTGCTCGCCAGGTTAACCTTGGGCTCAATGGGCTCCACGACCGAGATTTTAAACAGGCCGATCTTCGTATTAGATACGAACGCCTGGCCTGAGTACACGCTTTCTCTGGTTCCGACATTGAGGAAGAGCGGCACGTTCACTCCCctgttgtttattttaaatccgTGTAGTCTCCCGGTGCCCCTAATCAAGTTCGTCAGCTCGCCACCACAGACGCCAGCATCATCATGGCAGTCAGGCGTCGGAATGTAGTTGTATGTTTTGTGCGTTGGACTATAGTCTGGCACATCAAAACCTTCATCCAAATCTTTCTTCGAAATGTTATCGAACCCACTCCGGTGATCAGTGCCTCCATCATTGTTTGGCGTGTACTCACTAATCCCAACCACATCTTGGTCTCCAGCATCAGATCCATAATTCACTTCCTCATCACCTTTTAATTTGACTATCTTATATCCCACTTTACCGTCTGTAGATTTAACTTCATTAAAGTAAATATCACTGTATCCTGTAACTGAATTATCAGAAGCTACATCATCCATGCTCTCATTGGCACTGCCGTGAGGATTATCTGAATTGACTTCGAGACTCCTACTAGGAGTCGAGTCCTGATTATATACAGTACAATCAGCTGGTCCCTCGACCTTGGTGCTCAGCACATCAGAATAGTCTGTTCCTTTTGTGTTATACTTGAAAGTGGGCTCCACCTTTATTAAAGGAGATTTATCAACATCAGATTCTACAGAAGTGTTCGTAGTTTTATATGATTCCATTCTTCCACTACCAATAGAATTATCACCAACAGTGGCGCTGTTCAATGAAATTTGAGAATCTAAATTTACTCTAAGTGAATCAATAGACTTTTCAGATTTTGAACTTGCAACGGATGAGTCTCCGTCATTATCCTTGGAATCACTACCTTCTAATTTTTCAAAAGGGCTATCAAATTTATCGTAATTTTCTGaagaaaatattttatacacctTTGTAATTATGATTCTGTACGTTTCAAGTTCAATGAATTTGAATTCGTTATCATTTGAGCCTGTTACGCTTTCTAATTCACCATGGAACGAAGTTTGGCCTCCTTCcgtgtttattttaacagaATCTTCATTATTATCACAAAAAGATCCTGATGTGTAGCCGTTATCGTTATTTTCATTCGGATTGTCGGCACCAGATTGCACTTCGTGATTCCCACTCAGAGATCTAGAACCAAGTATtagtttacaaatttatattcatatttaagTCAAATgcttaaaaaataatatatattaaaatgaatgtgtatgaCTCTGTGTAAGATATCAGTTGATTAATCCATAGAATCAAAATGGACAACTCCAATAGAATCCAACACatagttaatatatattaataattgttaccttttatttttaaattcaaagCTGAGATTATCCATTCTATTTATACTAGgcatatatttaatattttttaaatattacttaTCAAAGgcattttgtatttatctCTCACACCgctatttaatttatgaaCATATGCAATATTCAATAAAGAATATATATGAGAagaaatatgaaatatagATACATTTATGTTAGGAATCTAATTCAATATTGAGATTGCTGCAATGTTGcacaattaataaataagcaCTAAGGAGATATAGATATAAGGAATAAACCAAGAAACTGAaagaaaatttaatatacatacttaaaaataaataaaatcataaaaaaaatatgtgcagctgtgtatgtgtgtgtatttaatcTTAGCCTAGGGGTGTAATATATCAACAGATAGCTCGATCTAAGCACTTTTCACCTAAATGTATCAGTTATACTGTATATTTCAAGGCGGTAAGGCCTTATTTACCATTTCGATGGGGACTCAAGTGTGTCTCGTTAGCCCCAAATAAATCCGCCCAACGAATcaacataatataaatcacTTGATATTTTTCTATATCGTAGTATTCAGAATatgtaagtttattttattcatctattactatttttatatcaaaTACTAGCTAGATTTTGGTGAAACATCATTTGATTTTGTGTGTGATATCGGATTTTAGATATCACATGCTTATCATTTTCTAAAATAGCTGACACTTTGATCTTAACGtctttataatttttgctatattattttttattatctaCGCTTGCTCTTAGCTATTTATAGTAGATACGCAATATTTTTGCGACCCACAATTACATGGCTAGATCTCAGATTATATACACTATTTCACTTAAAAAACCACTAActaatacatatttttagatcAAGATGGTAAAGAAGCGTGTGCACAAgggaaagaagaaggccCGCTCAGAGACCTACAGCACCTACATCTTCAAGGTGCTCAAACAGGTCCACCCAGACACAGGAGTTTCCAAAAAGTCAATGTTGGTATTGAACTCATTCGTTACTGACACCTTCGAGAAACTTGCAACCGAGGCTGGTAAACTTTGCAAGTACAACAAGAAGGAAACCCTCAGCTCAAGAGAAGTACAAACAGCCGTCAGGCTCGTACTTCCCGGTGAATTGGCAAAACATGCCGTTTCTGAGGGAACAAAGGCCGTAACTAAGTTCACAGGCAAACACCATTAAGCAAAAATATCCAAGTCAATGTAAACAATCGATATAATTTATAGCGGCGAATATGCTAATAAGGCTT encodes:
- a CDS encoding histone H2B gives rise to the protein MVKKRVHKGKKKARSETYSTYIFKVLKQVHPDTGVSKKSMLVLNSFVTDTFEKLATEAGKLCKYNKKETLSSREVQTAVRLVLPGELAKHAVSEGTKAVTKFTGKHH